Genomic segment of Scomber scombrus chromosome 18, fScoSco1.1, whole genome shotgun sequence:
tgtttgtagcactgtaataaaaacaacaacaaaaaaacaacctgtaaCATCACTTTCCATGAATGAACACAATTTGGCTGGTTTTTATGAATGCAATTTACAAACTAGTGTCTAAGACTACTCAAGAAAGAGTCGGGCTAATATTCATTTTTGGATTAATCTATGATAATTCTTTAGAAACcaattactgtatgtgtttagaATAAAGAGAATAATGTTACCCAAGCCCAGTAATCAATAATGCTTAATATTTGCCTTTTTATCCTGAcagtcaaaaaatatatatatcatggAATTAAATACGCAAATCCTTACATTTCAATGAGCAAATGTTTGGGATTTGCACAGATAAACGGCCTAAATGATTAACCAATTAATGCAACTGTCTTCGATTaattttcaatcaatcaactaatcagtCAGTTATTTTGTGTCAGGGCTACTCAACAGTCAAAGTACTGCCCATCTTTCAAAGTACGTCTATCTTTATACCCATGAAAATGGCTGGGATGTTCAAGTGTCTGTCAGTAATGGAAAGCAACGTGGCTTTAGGTCCCGAAGTCCAGTTTTCTGTGAAGGAACTCTacagtacatatacagtacttcTGTATGAGTGACGAGTTTTAAGCAGGACAAAGTTGGAATGAaataatgacacaaacacatgcaaaggCAGTTAAGAATTTGTGCATAAACAAAGTTGTCATGCTTGTTCAATCATGATCACTGTCAGGCACACTGCTGCCTCAGTGaagttaatttttaaaaagagcatGCATTCATATTTAAGTACCTCAAACAATAAAATGCTGATATACCTTTTGTTAATGAGCACAGACAATTGCACATATTTCTATATGGATATACATTATACttgtgtgtatgatgtggataatataacaatgcTACAATGTGctctaataaaaatatttgaaagagTTAATGAGCACAGACCATCTAAGTTACAGCtgaaaatgggggaaaaaaacatgaagactgacttggaaatggggaaaaaacccacacagagGTCTGTTGGTGTGTCAACCAATGGTCATTTCAGGGAAGTTGTCTTTTGCATACTCTTCAAAGTTGAACTCTTCAACGGTGAAAGGAACATCCTTCCACTTCTTCACAAGCATATTTCCCTCAGGGGTCTCCAGGGCAAAGTTCCTGATGGCTATTTTGGGCAGCATGGTATACTTCTTGTACTTTATCTCATATCCCCACTCCTGTAAAGAATAAAATTCACACCTCAAAATGAGCACCAATATCAACTTTATTGATGAACTGCCTTGAGCAGGACAGCATGTGTTTTGGAGTTTTACAGTattgtgcaaaagtcttaggccaccattagatttgttgcTTGTAGTAATGCTATAACAACCATATATAATAATtcctcagtctctttattagaatacaaccagaaaatacaggaaaagtGTATgcagtatttctttttaaagaaaaaaatctgaaaaaacagcttctatagtctaagtatttagtgtgacctcccCTTAGACTTGAGCAATAGTAGAAACCTGGCTCTCTAAAACCTAAATGTAATGGAACCCTAAGTAATGGGATTGCTAACGCCTGTATTTGTCCTACTATTTCATGTCAAaatgactgctgtgaaaaaggtcagTTACACCAGGTTTGAACTTtacatacaaatgttttttaactcATTGGAAGCTTCCTGATATGTATAAGACCAACTTCCAATCACATCATTCCattcaaaatgccaaatatcACAGGCAGGAATTTGACAGacataaaatcacaattttGCATCAGCAAGTCCACTCTCAAAGGGAAATCAGCTTAAATCAAGTTCAGGACAGTCTCGCCACAAGGGTTCAAGATGTGCTTAGCGCCGGagaggtcacactaaatactgacttttgCCTGTAGAAGACATTTTGTTCTGAAAATCGTGTTTTCTATTTTGTATTTAGTGtacatatttcctttattttctgtttgtatctaAATAAAgagaccaaaaaataaatatggatggTTATTAAAACTTtgtgaaaacaacaaagctagtggtacctttgcacagtactgtacattaataataTTTGGCAGAATTTCTACTGTACCTTGTTGCAGTTATTGCAAATTAGTTTGCGCCCAGGCTCCCAGTTCCCAAACGTCTTGTCTTTAATAACCTGCTCACCAAGTTTGTAGTGCTTCCTGAGAACAAAGATAAGCCAATATTAGATTGGTTTATAAAGACTTTGACCTGTATACTTTTGCATGAAATCTTAAACCACAAAGAGTTCAACTCACTGAAATTCAGGGTTCACATTGACATAGCGCGTATCTTCAACAAGTTTAATATCACTTCCAGAGGCCACAGACTTGAAACAGCCTCGACAGAAAAGTTTGACTGCAGAGGCATTGAAGCGACCCCTCTTCTCCATTTTGTGCATATCTGCAACTTTTCTGCCAATAAGTGCCTCTTTCTGAAGCTCATTAATctggagacaaagaaaaataaaatgtgttggcAGAAACACTAAGCAGTAAAAGCAAGGATAGGGATGGACTGCATCCTCACCTTTGTGCGAAAGTCATGGATGCTCATTTCTTGGACTTTAGCAATGGCTCGTCCAGTCAGCTCTTCCAAAAGTTCATTGATGTGCTCTCTGCGCACTTCTTGTCCCCCTGTCTGAGCAACCACTGAGTACTCGGCTTCTGGTGCTCGGGCACGTCCTCTGGCCTGCTGCTGGGCAATCTCATTTGTAAGCAGTCCATAGCGTACCACCACGTTGCATTCAGGTATGTCAAGGCCTTCTTCAGCCACACTGGTGGAGATCAGGAGGTTGAGAGCACCCTGGCGAAATTTGCGGattgtgtctgtctgctcattCTGCAAGGAAAGATGGATACATAAGCAAGTAAGGACAAACATGTCAATAGAGAAGTTGTTACTTAATTGAAAAGCTAATATGTGAATATTGTTTGCCAACACACCTGTGTCATGTGACTTTTGCCACCTCCAGCCCCTGTGAGGACTGCTGCCTTTATGCCAGATTCCCGTAAAACTCTATTGTTGAGGACCCAATCATTCAGGCAGTGGGTGCTTTTACGAGTTTTACAGAAAAGGATTCCCCTTGATTCCACATCTGGACCAAACTGGTTTCGAAGAACAGTTTCAAGTTTGCCCATCTTGGGGTTCTCATATTGAGAATTTTTTGCTATTTTCCTCAGCTTCACTTGATTATCTGTGTATAATTGAGAGTGATATGTATGACTTCTTGCAAAAAACATTCAACCAAACATACAAATAGACAAGGAACAGATATATCTGGACTCCTACCTTGGAAAAGTCCCACCAGGAAGTCGTCTGTCTCATCCATGGAATTTTCGGTCTTGGTATCGTAGAAATCCTCTAAGGAGCGATAAGCGTCCATCATTCGCAGGGTGTCATTGATGAGCAGGGTGTCGTTGTACTCCCTGAGATGGAGTGCACATTGTGCCAGaattctgttctgttcttttaCCCCTGGttcaataaatacacaaattatGCACATGTCAacagaaacattattttctctGGACATTTgatttctatttcatttttgcccttaaaaaaataaaaaataaactgtctTCTTGCCTCTCTGCTCTAGTGTCATCACATCTTGCTCATATTCTTGTGTGCCACACTCTCTCAGTCTGAAGTCTGGAGGCAGGGTCATGAAATCATGGATCTTCTGCATCATCCCCTTCAGATGATCCCCAAATGGATcctaaaagataaaaaaaaaaaaatgttgtgtccAATATGTGTATCATTTTTATGTGATTATAGCATATATGAAATTATTTTGATGGTTtaagattttgtttgtttaaaagaagaaatcgAACAATCCCATTGAGTTTTCGGAGCAGTCTATGTTGCTTTTATTCCATTTATCTCAGTGTACCCAGATCAGGTCTTTTTGGGGTGTGGTGCATATGTTTTCATTACTGTGTGCCACTGTTTGCATGTCTGTTATTACCACTAGAGAATGCCAGATtaggaaatgaaaaaagtctTACCTGAGGCCTTTTGTCCACAATATCCATTGACTTAAAGGGTCTGGGTACCTTCTCCTTCAGCTCGGTAGTGCAGTCTTTAGTTGAAACTATGGCTGAGTCCAGGTTGGCACAAATCTATGAGGGAGATAAAAGGAGGTCAGACAAACCTGCTCATATTAGTAAGACATACAGTGAGAGCCAAATGCAACAAGGTAAACCCTCACCTGCAGTACATGCTCTACAGCCCCTTCCAGATTCTTTGCACCCCCTGTCCCCGGTGATGCAGTGAGACCCAGGACCTGTGGCAGTTTTGGATCTCCTCTCAACTTTTTCTCCAGATAGCATCTCATAATCTCGTTGTAGACATTCTCTTTTTGGGTGTGGTGGCACTCATCAATAATCAGTAGAGTAATGTCTGTAAGAAACCATGAATGGTAATTTGGTATGAGGTTCATTAGGTAATTAGAAAACCTATCCCACATTTCACCTCATCGAAAACATTATAATTAAGTCTGTTCAAGCTCCATTTTACTAACCTGAGAGCTCAACATGTGCATTTTCCTCCATGTTAGTCAGCGCATTAAATAAGATCTGTGCAGTGCAGATGACCACATCTGATTCTTCCACCACTTTTCCAAAGAAGTTACTCTCTTTACTGTCTCCACTGACTGCCTCCATCTTGTATTCATGGCCCAGGTGAGGTTTGAGCTCTTTGTGGAAATGTTGTTCCACGAGGTGAACCTGCAGTATAGAGTACATCAATTCATTTATACTATGGTAACAACATGTATCAAGTTTACCCCTCACATGTGTTTGGCTTTCTTCAAGCTAAATGGTGGAGAATTAACTATTGTTCATATTAATGTGATGAAAATCATTGTGAACTTTgctttccttttctgttttgtgtcttACCGTGTTTACCAGGACCACCACTTTAGCCCGTTCAGTAGTCTCCAGGTGTTTTTTTGCCACATACACAGCAGCACGAGTCTTCCCCCCTCCTGTTGGCAGCCAGATAATGATGTTCTCTCTTCGAAGGGCCCTTTCAACCACTTCTTCCTGGTATGAGTAAAGTGCAAAGTCTGCCATCCTACACTCTCCTCCTATTTTACAACACATGAGAATAAGACAGAAGACAGAATTCACATACTGTAGAAAATAACTGGACAATAGATCATATTAGTGTGTCAAAACTATAATACCAAACACCCTAAAGTCTCAATAGATCACAATAGAGAGCTAGCGAGAGCAAAACAACAAGCATTCTGGGAGAGATTCATGCTGGATAAGTGAGCCACTCATTGTTACATATCTAACAGCTGTTAGATAGCAAATCGACATTTATGAACTTACCAGTCAGCTGTGATAGAGAACAGTGTGTCTTATGGAGCTTCCCCTTGACCACTGTCAGCACTAGTGTAGGTGGGTGGTGTTGAAACTGGGTTGTTAACAGCTGACTGGAAGTAAAAGCCCTTTGCGCTCAGCAAAAGGGCTCTACTGAGGGAGGCTCTAGAGGAACAACAGCTAGTGGTCATTATACAGTGACAGGAAGCTTGAAACACACAGGCATAGATTAGGTCTTTTGTAATGTAGCCATGGCCAAACCGACGCTATATTCAATTTTATAGGTAACCTATGTACcttatgtatttatatactttTATGTGTGGCTCACAGCTGAGGTGCTTTGTTGAGAGTGTTGAAAACGTCCTTAGTTGTCGCATGAACCCTAACTGGGCCCCACCGGTTTCATCCTTACTTCaggaaaacaaaacttaaagCCTCTGGTtaatgttaatgaaagaaatgcTTGAGGCTGCTTTTACAGTAACTTCGACAGTAACATTTGTTAAATCGTTTTGATCAACACCAAGTTCAGTTACAAGTGAAAGGTgtgacttatttattttgtcaagTATGAAATCCCCTAAGTCTTGATTCAGTTCTGTCTTGATTCCAAGTCAGTGACTCAAACACATGCCAGTCTGGTTGTGAACTCATCTCTGCCAACCTTTATCAGTTACCTCACAGCTTAAGaaccacctgcacactgaagaattgtttttaaaaaacaatttattgcCATGAACAGTATTACAGTTACAGTAATTTGCCTTTATACCATAACTAGAGACAGTAGCCATCCTCAAACAGGTGGAAAGACTGACCTTCAGTAATTTAAAGCTAGTCATGATTCACgtacaaaataaacacactctctgacacacatatacactcatgTCATCGGAACAAACAAGCAGGCTCAACCGGCATTGGACAGTAACTATGGATGCATTTCAGGAAACCCTGCATTTGATATTGACCAttgaacaaaaacatgtttcaatcatttcattataatgttTGTAGCACTgtagttaaaaacaacaacctgcaatATCAGTTTCCATAAATGAACAAAAGTTGGATGGTTTTGGATGGCATGAACAAAGCTGTCATGCTTGTTCAATCATGATCGATGTGTAATGGGTTTTAGCATGCTGCTGCCTCACTAGCCCAGCAGCACAAATACGTGGTAACTATGTCAAGGGAATATTTAAAAAGCATGCATTCACATTTAAGTACctcaaacattaaaattatgGTATACCTTTTCTAAATGAGCACAGACAATCTAAGATACAGCCACgaatctaaaaaaacaaacagatgaaaactGACTTgagaaatggggaaaaaacccacacagagCTCTGTTCTTGTGTCAATCAATGGTCATGTCAGGGAAGTTGTCTTGGATGTATTCTTGAAAGTCAAACTCTTCAACAGTGAAACTAACATCCTTCCACTTCTTCACAGTCTTCCTGCCCTCAGGGGTCTCCAGGCCAAAGTTCTTGATGGCTATTGTGGGAAGCAGGGCGATCTTCCTGTATTTTATCTCAAATCCCCAGTCCTGTAAAGAATAAAACTCACACGTCAAAATGAGCACCAATATCAACTTTATTGATGAACTGCGTTGAGCAGGACAGCATGTGTTTTGGAgttttacattaataatattttgcAAAAGGCCTACTGTACCTTGTTGCAGTCATTGCAACTGATTGAGCGTCCAGGCTCCCAGTCATCAAAAGTCTTGTCTTTAATAACCTGCTCACCAAGTTTGTAGTGCTTCCTGAGAACAAAGATAAGCAAAGATTAGAGTGGTTTGTAAAGACTTTGACCTGTATACTTTTGCATGAACTGTTAAACCACAAAGAGTTCAACTCACTGAAAGTCAGGGTTCACATTGACATAGAGTGTATTTTCAATAAGTTTCATGTCACTTCCAGAGGCCACAGACTTGAAACAGTTTCGACACAAAAGTTGGACTCTGGAGGCAGCGAAGCGACCCCTCTTCTCCTTTTTGTGCATCTCTGCAACTTCACTGCCAATAAGTGCCTCTTTctgaagctcatttatctggagacaaagaaaagtaaaatgtgtgttgGCAGAAACACTAAGCAGTAAAAGCAAGGGATAGGGATGGACTGCATCCTCACCTTTGTGCTAAAATCATGGATGCTCATTTCTTGGACTTTAGCAATGGCTCGTCCAGTCAGCTCTTCCAAAAGTTCATTGATGCCCTCTCTACGCACTTCTTGTCCCCCTGTCTGACCGACCATTGAATACTCAGCTTCTGGTGCTCGGGCACGTCCTCTGGCCTGCTGCTGGGCAATCTCATTTGTAAGCAGTCCATAGCGTACCACCAGGTTGCATTCAGGTATGTCAAGGCCTTCTTCAGCCACACTGGTGGAGATCAGGAGGTTGAGAACACCCTGGCGAAATTTGCGGattgtgtctgtctgctcattCTGCAAGGAAAGATGGATACATAAGCAAGTAAGTCACACTAACATGTCAATAGAGAAGCTGTTACTTAATTGAAAAGCTAATATGTGAATATTGTTTGCCAACACACCTGTGTCATGTGACTTATGCCACCTCCAGCCCCTGTGAGGACTGCTGCCTTTATGCCAGCTTGCTGCAAGGCTCTATTGTAGAGGACCCAGTCATTCAGGCAGTGGGTGCTTTTACGAGTTTTACAGAAAAGGATCCCCCTTGATTCCACATCTGGACCAAACTGCTTTAGAAGAACGGTTTCAAGTTTGCCCATCTTGGGGTTCTCATGCTGAGAATTGTTTGCTATTTCCCTCAGCTCCACTTGATTCTCTGCATATAATTGAGAGTGATTATATATGATTGCTTGCATGTTGAAAACAGTGAgctacaacataaaaaacattcagccaaatatacaaaaagacaagaaaaaaatatttctggACTCCTACCTTGGAAAAGTCCTACCAGGAAGTCGTCTGTCTCATCTATGGCATTGTCGGCCTTGATATCATAGAAATCCTCTAAGGAGCGATAAGCATCTATCATTCGCAGGGTGTCATTGATGAGCAGGGCGTCATTGTACTCCCTGAGATGGAGTGCACATTGTGCCAGAATTCTGTTTTGCTCTTCTACCCCTGGttcaataaatacacaaattatGCACGTGTCAACAGCAGCATTCCTTTCTCTGgaaattgtatttgtattttatttttgcccCTCCCAGTCAAACAGGCAACTTTGCaatgacattacattacaggacgaaaaaaaagaaactgtctTCTTGCCTCTCTGCTCTAGTATCATCACATCTTGCTCATATTCTTGTGTGCCAGACTCTCTCAGTCTGAAGTCTGGAGGCAGGGTCATGAAATCATGGATCTTCTGCATCATACTCTTCAGATGATCCCCAAATGGatcctaaaaaataaaaaataaaacgtTTTTTGTGATTATAGCATATGTGAAATTATTATGATGGCttaagattttgtttatttaaaaaaaagaaatctgtaaTTCCCATTGAAGGTTCAGAGCAGTCTATGTTGCTTTTACTCCATTTATCTCAGTGTACCCAGATCAGGTCATTTTGGGGTGTAGTGCATATGTTTTCAaatttggaaatgtttaaatgctATGGAGATTTTAAATATTACCTGAGGCCTTTTGTCCACAATATCCATTGACTTAAAGGGTCTGGGTACCTTCTCCTTCAGCTCGGCAGTGCAGTCTTTAGTTGAAACTATGGCTGAGTCCAGGTTGGCACAAATCTATGAGGGAGATAAAAGGAGATCAGACAAACCTGCTCAGATTAGTAAGACATACAGTGAGAGCCAAATGCAACAAGGTAAACCCTCACCTGCAGTACATGCTCTACAGCCCTTTCCAGATTCTTTGCACCCCCTGTCCCCGGTGATGCAGTGAGACCCAGGATCTGTGGCAGTTTTCGTTCTCCTCTCAACTTTTTCTCCAAATAGTGTCTCATTATCTTGTTGTAGACATTCTCTTTGTGGGTGTGGTGGCACTCATCAATAATGAGTAGAGTAATGTCTGTAAGAAACCATGAATGGTAATTTGGTACGAGGTTCATTAGGTAATTAGAAAACCTATCCCACATTTCACTTCATcaaaaacattataattaaGTCTGTTCTAGCTCCATTTTACTAACCTGAGAGCTCAACATGTTTGGTTTCCTCCATGTTAGTCAGCGCATTAAATAAGATCTGTGCAGTGCAGATGACCACATCTGATCTTTCCACCACTTTTCCAAAGAAGTCCTTCTGTCCACTGTCTCCACTGACTGCCTCCATCTTGTATTCATGGCCCAGGTGAGGTTTGAGCTCTTTGTGGAAATGTTGCTCCACGAGGTGAACCTGCAGTATAGAGTACATCAATTCATTTATACTATGGTAACAACATGTATCAAGTCTACCCCTCACATATGTTTGGCTTTCTTCAAGCTAAATGGTGGAAAATTAACTCGTTCATATTAATGTGGTGAAAATCATTGTGAACTTTGCCTTCCtttcctgttttgtgttttttacctTGTTTACCAGGACCACCACTTTAGCCTGTGAGGTAGTCTTTAGGTGTTGGCTTGCCACATACACAGCAGCACGGGTCTTCCCCCCTCCTGTTGGCAGCCAGATAATGATGTTCTCTCTTCGAAGGGCCCTTTCAACCACTTCTTTCTGGTATGAGTAAAGTGCAAAGTCTGCCATCCTACACTCTCCTCCTATTTGACAACACATGAGAATAAGACAGAATTCACATACTGTAGAAAATAACTGGACAATAGATCATATTAGTGTGTCAAACCTATAATACCAAACACTATAAAGTCTCAATAAATCATAATAGAGAGCTGGCGAGAGCAAAATAACAAGCATTCTGGGAGAGATGCATGCTGGGTAAGTGAGCCACTCATTGTTACATATCTAACAGCTGTTAGATAGCAAATCAGCATTTATGAACTCACAAGTCAGCTGTGATAGAGAACAGTGTGTCTTACGGAGCTTCTTCTTGACCACTGTCAGCACATGGTGTAGGTGGGTTGGTCTTAAACTGGTTTGCGATCAGCTGTCTGAAACGAAAGCAAAAACCCTTTGCACTCAGAAAAAGGGCTCTACTGAGGGAGGTTCTAGAGGAACAACAGCTAGTCGTCATTATGCAGTGATGTAGAGTTTACATAGATAAGATCATAGATTAGGTCTTTTGTAATGTAGCCATGGCCAAACCTACACTATATCCAATTTTATAGGTAACTTATGTACCTCATGTATTTATATACTTTTATGTGTTTGAGTGTTGAAAACGTCCTTAGTCACATGGACCCTAACTGGGCCCCACTGGTTGCATCGTATCCTCAGGAAAGCAAAACTTAAAGCCTATGTTTAATGTCAATGAAATAAATGCTTGTGGCTGCTTTTACAGTAACATTTGTTAAGTCATGAAGATCAACACCGAGTTCACTCACAAGTGAAAGGTGTGATTTATTTCTATTATGTCAAGTCTGAAATCCCCTAAATCTTGATTCAGTTCTGTCTTCGAGTCCAAGTCAGTGATTCAAATACACACCAGGTTAGTTGTGAACTCATCTCTGCCAACCTTTATCAGTTACCTCACAGCTTAAGAACCACCTGCACATTGAAAaattgtttataaaaaaaaaactttattgtcatgaACAGTATTACAGTTACAGTAATTGGCATTTATACCATAACTAGAGACAGTAGCCATCCTCAAACAGACTGACCTTTAAGAAAATCTGAAATGCAGCATAGGTAGATTGAGGGAGAAGTACACAATTGACAACCCTGAATAATGCAACACTGACATCACTTTAGTAATTCAAAGCTAGTCATGATTCaagtacaaaataaacacactcacacacacatacactcacgtCAGTGGAACAAACAAGCAGGCTCAACCGGCATTGGACAGTAAATATGGATGCATCTCAGGACGCCCTCCATGTGATACTGACCGTTGaacaaagaaatgtttcaaacatttcattacGTTTGtagcactgtaaaaaaaaacaacctgcaaTATCAGTTTCCATAAATGAACAAAAGTTGGATGGTTTTTATGAATGCAAATTGTAAACTATCTGCCATGCATTAACAGCCACTACAGCTTGTGTATGTTGCGATAAATAAACCAGAATTCTCTTCTTCGACTGACGAACAAAAGCCCAGAATGACTGTGTGAACTGATGGTTAGcttctccccctctctgtttAACTCTTAACATAAACTATCCAGTAAACCTGTGACCACCACAAACATGTGGCTGTACAGTAAATAGGACTAATTAGCATATGTGTGACGGCGACTATACTAGAGTCTATTAACAGAACAATTCAATGCCAACTACTACAGTGTCACCTGCAAGCATGGTAAAAGGTATACTAACGTGAGACCTCATACTAAATGGTCTGGAATAAAACCCTGCCAGTGGAAAATGGTGCATAAACAATATGTGTCCcatttactgtataaataagCATATATTCTGTTGTTGTCCACATGAAAACAACTGTTTCCTTGAAGGCAACGATCAAgggaatttattttgtttagcaCATGAGCCCTGTCCATCACTAGCAGCCTGGCAGTGTCTCAAACTACTCCAGAAAGAGTAGGGCTGAtattactgattaatctgtgAGAATTCTTTATTAACCAATTACGTGTTTAGAATAAGAGAATAATGTTACCCACGcccaataatcaataatactTTATATTTGCCTTTTTATCCTGACagtcaaaaaatatatacaatggAATTAAAGGCGCAAATCCTTACATTTCAATGagcaaatgtttggtatttgCGCAGATAAACGGCTTAAATGATTGACCAATTAATGCAACTGTCTTCGATTAATTTTCAATCgattgtcaatcaactaatcagtCAGTTATTTTGTGTCAGGGCTACTCAACAGTCAAAGTACTGCCCATATTTCAAAGTACGTCTATCTTTATACCCATGAAAATGGCTGGGATGTTCAAGTGTCTGTCAGTAACGGAAGGCAACGTGGCTTTAGGTCCCGAGGTCCAGTTTTCTGTGAAGGAACTCTacagtacatatacagtacttcTGTATGAGTGACGAGTTTTAAGCAGGACAAAACTGGAATGAAATAATGTCATTGAATGACACCCATATAGATAAGGGTGGAGGAGTGGCATCGTTTTAAGTTGGACCTATAACTTTGGTACACGTAATGAAACAGGTATAATAAGATTATTAACCCCCTGTGAGtactggaaaagaaaagaaaaagacaggatTACTTTAAGGGGAAAAGTAATGCCATTTTGACACTTTTACATTGAACTTAACAGGCTCTGATATTTCCAAACAACCGTCTGCTATGTTTGTTAGAGTCCAACAATTCCCTTGTAAAATCTGTCAGTCGTGTACATACCCTTTTATTAACTCATATGACAATAACTAGCGATGGTTTCCTCGTGACCTGCTCCACCTTGCTATGTGGCAGCGGTGAGAATTGATCCACATCCATTGGGAAATCTGTAAATATTTTGGTGGCCGAGTTCATTTTTCAATCAGGCCTCCATCTTTTAATTTGAAGTAGAAGAACTTCTCCAAGGTGTTGGCACACTTGCAATACTCGCTGTCTGGAGGGTT
This window contains:
- the LOC133999859 gene encoding ATP-dependent RNA helicase DHX58-like, with protein sequence MADFALYSYQEEVVERALRRENIIIWLPTGGGKTRAAVYVAKKHLETTERAKVVVLVNTVHLVEQHFHKELKPHLGHEYKMEAVSGDSKESNFFGKVVEESDVVICTAQILFNALTNMEENAHVELSDITLLIIDECHHTQKENVYNEIMRCYLEKKLRGDPKLPQVLGLTASPGTGGAKNLEGAVEHVLQICANLDSAIVSTKDCTTELKEKVPRPFKSMDIVDKRPQDPFGDHLKGMMQKIHDFMTLPPDFRLRECGTQEYEQDVMTLEQRGVKEQNRILAQCALHLREYNDTLLINDTLRMMDAYRSLEDFYDTKTENSMDETDDFLVGLFQDNQVKLRKIAKNSQYENPKMGKLETVLRNQFGPDVESRGILFCKTRKSTHCLNDWVLNNRVLRESGIKAAVLTGAGGGKSHMTQNEQTDTIRKFRQGALNLLISTSVAEEGLDIPECNVVVRYGLLTNEIAQQQARGRARAPEAEYSVVAQTGGQEVRREHINELLEELTGRAIAKVQEMSIHDFRTKINELQKEALIGRKVADMHKMEKRGRFNASAVKLFCRGCFKSVASGSDIKLVEDTRYVNVNPEFQKHYKLGEQVIKDKTFGNWEPGRKLICNNCNKEWGYEIKYKKYTMLPKIAIRNFALETPEGNMLVKKWKDVPFTVEEFNFEEYAKDNFPEMTIG
- the LOC133999858 gene encoding ATP-dependent RNA helicase DHX58-like codes for the protein MADFALYSYQKEVVERALRRENIIIWLPTGGGKTRAAVYVASQHLKTTSQAKVVVLVNKVHLVEQHFHKELKPHLGHEYKMEAVSGDSGQKDFFGKVVERSDVVICTAQILFNALTNMEETKHVELSDITLLIIDECHHTHKENVYNKIMRHYLEKKLRGERKLPQILGLTASPGTGGAKNLERAVEHVLQICANLDSAIVSTKDCTAELKEKVPRPFKSMDIVDKRPQDPFGDHLKSMMQKIHDFMTLPPDFRLRESGTQEYEQDVMILEQRGVEEQNRILAQCALHLREYNDALLINDTLRMIDAYRSLEDFYDIKADNAIDETDDFLVGLFQENQVELREIANNSQHENPKMGKLETVLLKQFGPDVESRGILFCKTRKSTHCLNDWVLYNRALQQAGIKAAVLTGAGGGISHMTQNEQTDTIRKFRQGVLNLLISTSVAEEGLDIPECNLVVRYGLLTNEIAQQQARGRARAPEAEYSMVGQTGGQEVRREGINELLEELTGRAIAKVQEMSIHDFSTKINELQKEALIGSEVAEMHKKEKRGRFAASRVQLLCRNCFKSVASGSDMKLIENTLYVNVNPDFQKHYKLGEQVIKDKTFDDWEPGRSISCNDCNKDWGFEIKYRKIALLPTIAIKNFGLETPEGRKTVKKWKDVSFTVEEFDFQEYIQDNFPDMTID